Proteins from one Chitinophaga oryzae genomic window:
- a CDS encoding heavy metal translocating P-type ATPase — protein sequence MTTLTLNDTSRANSHQHKKGMIKETYPVLEMTCAACAVSVESMLGSVEGVNAAGVNFANQSAWVEYNPAVTSPEKLRDAVRSVGYDIVIEKENQDEIKEAAQQAHYKAVKQRTIWASVLSLPIVIIGMFFMDMPYGNWIMMALSTPVVFFLGRSFFINAWKQARHGKANMDTLVALSTGIAWIFSAFNTIYPDFWHQRGLHAHVYFEAAAVVIAFISLGKLLEERAKSNTSSAIKKLIGLQPKTVLLVDAAGNTREVPISTVKVSDILLVKPGEKIPVDGTVTAGDSYVDESMITGEPVPVLKKEGEAVFAGTINQKGSFRFKADKVGADTLLAHIIKMVQEAQGSKAPVQKLVDKIAGIFVPVVISIAILTFITWMVFGGDNAFTHALLTSVTVLVIACPCALGLATPTAIMVGVGKGAENNILIKDAESLELAHKVNAIILDKTGTITEGKPVVTDLLYVDDHQKEADQAVLFALEQQSEHPLAAAIAQHLQQAGTKAVALSAFESVTGQGVKGSYNGETYFAGNKKLLQENGVALDSKSATLAQGLQAAAKTVIYFARGKQIVAVVAIADRIKESSAAAIAALQRQGIEVYMLTGDNQQTAAAVAQQVGITQYFAEVMPSFKATFVQQLQEKGKTVAMVGDGINDSQALAQADVSIAMGKGSDIAMDVAKMTLITSDLNSIPKALKLSGKTVATIKQNLFWAFIYNVIGIPVAAGILFPAYGFLLDPMIAGAAMALSSVSVVSNSLRLKTAKL from the coding sequence ATGACCACCTTAACACTAAACGATACATCCAGGGCCAACAGCCATCAACATAAAAAAGGAATGATCAAAGAAACTTACCCGGTACTGGAAATGACCTGCGCCGCCTGCGCTGTCAGCGTAGAATCCATGCTGGGCTCCGTAGAAGGCGTAAACGCCGCCGGGGTGAACTTCGCCAACCAGAGCGCCTGGGTGGAATATAACCCGGCCGTAACCTCCCCGGAGAAATTACGCGACGCGGTAAGAAGCGTGGGTTATGATATCGTGATCGAGAAAGAAAACCAGGACGAGATCAAGGAAGCTGCCCAGCAGGCACACTATAAAGCGGTAAAACAACGTACCATCTGGGCTTCCGTGCTGTCGCTCCCCATCGTCATCATTGGTATGTTTTTCATGGACATGCCCTACGGCAACTGGATCATGATGGCGCTGTCCACCCCGGTAGTGTTCTTCCTCGGCCGCAGCTTCTTTATAAACGCATGGAAACAGGCCCGTCACGGTAAAGCCAATATGGACACGCTGGTAGCGCTCAGCACCGGTATCGCCTGGATATTCAGCGCCTTTAATACCATTTACCCTGACTTCTGGCATCAGCGCGGATTGCACGCACACGTATATTTTGAAGCAGCCGCCGTGGTGATCGCCTTCATCTCGCTGGGTAAACTGCTGGAAGAAAGAGCGAAGTCCAACACCTCTTCCGCTATCAAAAAACTGATCGGCCTTCAACCGAAGACCGTTCTGCTGGTGGACGCGGCCGGCAACACCCGCGAAGTACCTATCTCCACCGTAAAAGTGAGCGATATCCTTCTGGTAAAACCAGGAGAAAAAATCCCGGTAGACGGTACCGTTACCGCCGGCGACTCTTATGTAGACGAAAGCATGATCACCGGTGAACCCGTACCCGTACTGAAAAAAGAAGGAGAAGCCGTTTTTGCCGGTACCATCAACCAGAAAGGCAGCTTCCGCTTCAAAGCCGACAAGGTAGGCGCAGACACGCTGCTGGCACATATCATCAAAATGGTACAGGAAGCCCAGGGCAGTAAAGCGCCGGTACAGAAACTGGTCGACAAAATCGCCGGCATCTTTGTGCCCGTAGTGATCAGCATCGCTATCCTGACCTTCATCACCTGGATGGTATTCGGTGGCGACAACGCCTTCACCCACGCACTGCTCACTTCCGTGACCGTACTGGTGATCGCCTGCCCATGCGCCCTTGGCCTCGCTACCCCTACCGCCATCATGGTAGGCGTTGGTAAAGGCGCGGAAAACAACATCCTTATCAAAGATGCGGAAAGCCTGGAACTGGCGCACAAAGTAAACGCGATCATCCTCGATAAAACCGGTACCATCACAGAAGGCAAACCTGTTGTCACCGATCTTTTATATGTAGATGACCATCAAAAAGAAGCAGACCAGGCGGTGCTTTTCGCCCTCGAACAACAGTCCGAACACCCGCTGGCAGCGGCTATCGCACAGCATCTCCAGCAGGCCGGCACGAAGGCAGTCGCTCTCTCCGCATTCGAAAGCGTTACCGGTCAGGGTGTAAAAGGCAGCTACAACGGTGAAACGTATTTCGCGGGCAATAAAAAACTGCTGCAGGAAAACGGTGTAGCACTGGACAGCAAATCCGCCACCCTCGCACAAGGCCTGCAGGCAGCCGCCAAAACCGTGATCTACTTCGCCCGCGGCAAACAGATAGTGGCCGTGGTAGCCATCGCCGACCGTATCAAGGAAAGTTCCGCCGCCGCGATCGCAGCGTTGCAACGCCAGGGCATAGAAGTATACATGCTCACCGGCGACAACCAGCAGACTGCCGCCGCAGTAGCGCAACAGGTAGGCATCACCCAATACTTCGCCGAAGTAATGCCTTCCTTCAAAGCCACTTTCGTGCAACAGCTGCAGGAAAAAGGCAAAACGGTAGCGATGGTCGGCGATGGTATCAACGACTCCCAGGCCCTGGCACAAGCCGACGTGAGCATCGCCATGGGTAAAGGCTCCGACATCGCCATGGACGTAGCCAAAATGACGCTGATCACTTCCGATCTGAACAGCATCCCGAAAGCGCTGAAGCTGTCCGGCAAAACAGTGGCCACCATCAAACAGAACCTGTTCTGGGCCTTCATCTACAACGTGATCGGCATACCGGTGGCCGCCGGCATACTCTTCCCCGCCTATGGCTTCCTGCTCGACCCGATGATCGCAGGCGCAGCCATGGCACTCAGCTCTGTCAGCGTAGTATCCAACAGCCTGCGCCTTAAAACAGCAAAACTCTGA
- a CDS encoding lactonase family protein translates to MRKKFLLLSLLPLGVSQLLFAQRYYLFVGSYNQDKSKAGIYIYRFNPGDGTVQAASAVSQVLNPAYLVPSADGHYLYACTEAQTPGAGSVTSYSFNPETGEAVWRSSQPAGGENPVYITEHNSRRWLAVANYTGGCAAVLPVKDGYIGKAAQVLVFRDSSLTDRQRSSHVHSAVLDPTHRFLLLPDLGADKIRCFSFDADNAQPLQPATPPFTATVPGSGPRHFTFHPRLPLAYCIEELSGMVSVYRYGNGRLDSLQRITAHYTRRKGDNYGGADIHTSPDGRFLYVSTRMDENIIVTYAIDPVSGLLRKIAHQSAGGNHPRNFVIDPTGRYLLVANQMSNNIVVFERNVQTGLLKRTGTELTMPAPSCLQIKAY, encoded by the coding sequence TTGAGAAAGAAATTCCTGTTATTGAGCCTGCTGCCCCTGGGTGTCAGCCAGCTGTTATTTGCGCAGCGTTATTATTTGTTTGTCGGTTCCTATAACCAGGATAAAAGCAAGGCGGGCATCTATATCTACCGGTTTAATCCCGGTGACGGCACAGTACAGGCAGCCAGCGCCGTTAGCCAGGTGTTGAACCCGGCTTACCTGGTGCCTTCGGCAGACGGCCATTACCTGTACGCCTGTACGGAGGCGCAGACGCCGGGGGCCGGCAGCGTCACCAGCTACAGCTTCAACCCGGAGACAGGGGAGGCCGTATGGCGCAGCAGCCAGCCTGCCGGCGGCGAAAACCCGGTATATATCACCGAGCATAACAGCCGGCGCTGGCTGGCAGTAGCAAATTACACCGGCGGTTGCGCCGCGGTGCTACCCGTAAAAGACGGCTACATCGGCAAGGCCGCACAGGTGCTGGTATTCAGGGACAGCAGCCTCACAGACCGGCAACGTAGTTCGCATGTCCATTCGGCGGTGCTGGACCCAACGCACCGTTTTCTGTTGCTGCCGGACCTCGGAGCGGACAAAATCCGTTGTTTCTCTTTTGATGCTGACAACGCGCAGCCATTGCAGCCGGCCACGCCGCCCTTTACCGCGACGGTACCCGGCAGCGGCCCGCGGCACTTTACCTTTCATCCCCGCCTGCCCCTGGCTTATTGCATAGAAGAATTGTCGGGCATGGTCAGCGTTTACCGGTATGGCAACGGCAGGCTCGACAGCCTGCAGCGGATAACGGCGCACTATACACGCAGAAAAGGCGATAACTATGGAGGCGCTGACATTCATACCTCGCCGGATGGCCGTTTCCTGTACGTTTCCACCCGTATGGATGAAAATATCATCGTCACCTACGCGATCGATCCGGTATCGGGGCTGCTCAGAAAAATCGCACATCAGTCTGCCGGAGGTAATCATCCGCGTAACTTCGTGATCGATCCTACCGGCAGATACCTGCTGGTGGCCAATCAAATGAGCAATAACATAGTGGTGTTTGAACGCAACGTACAAACAGGATTGTTGAAGAGAACAGGTACGGAGCTGACCATGCCGGCGCCTTCCTGCTTACAGATCAAAGCTTACTGA
- a CDS encoding DUF1295 domain-containing protein yields MNAYPSLQQYYLFIGGWSAIGIIAALYLLRREAPYGRFTSEKWGPMISNKLGWILMETTVLVSFFIWQPPTAVKWTSPAGVMTGMFLLHYLHRSFVYPFMIRTRGKKMPLVIMLSAVLFNMVNGSLLGSWFAHYATYPDNWFTSLPFIAGTCCFFAGMAINWSADYHLIGLRGKHDTGYKLPQGGLFEYVTSPNLMGEILEWGGYALLTWSAPALAFFIWTCANLVPRAAANQRWYRQRFRDYPAQRRILIPFLW; encoded by the coding sequence ATGAATGCATACCCTTCTCTTCAGCAGTACTACCTTTTTATCGGCGGCTGGTCTGCCATCGGCATCATTGCAGCGCTTTACCTGCTGCGGCGTGAGGCCCCCTACGGACGCTTTACCTCCGAGAAATGGGGCCCGATGATCAGTAATAAACTGGGATGGATATTAATGGAGACCACCGTGCTGGTATCATTCTTTATATGGCAGCCGCCAACAGCGGTAAAATGGACCTCACCCGCCGGTGTGATGACCGGTATGTTCCTGCTGCATTACCTGCACCGCAGTTTCGTATATCCGTTTATGATACGTACCAGGGGTAAGAAGATGCCGCTGGTCATTATGTTGTCGGCGGTCTTATTTAACATGGTCAATGGCTCGTTGCTGGGCTCCTGGTTTGCGCATTATGCCACGTATCCGGACAACTGGTTTACCAGCCTCCCCTTCATAGCAGGCACCTGCTGCTTTTTTGCCGGTATGGCGATCAACTGGTCGGCGGATTATCACCTGATAGGTCTGCGCGGCAAACATGATACCGGTTACAAGCTACCGCAGGGCGGGCTGTTTGAATACGTCACCTCCCCCAACCTCATGGGCGAGATCCTTGAATGGGGCGGCTATGCGCTGTTGACATGGAGTGCGCCGGCGCTGGCTTTCTTTATCTGGACCTGCGCCAACCTGGTGCCAAGGGCGGCCGCCAACCAGCGATGGTACCGGCAACGGTTCCGGGACTACCCTGCACAACGGCGGATACTGATCCCTTTCCTCTGGTAA
- a CDS encoding helix-turn-helix domain-containing protein, which yields MQPLTSTSNTITLAVKQLAEKIYGGDFVFPDHFSLPTTISRSLQLDYATVCQAFLATENITLEKYIENLRTEKTKEWLVYTDIPLQQIAAKLGYHSARQLSAHFKAATGLNPGYFKGIRKSRLSIKAMPGKPS from the coding sequence ATGCAACCGCTTACGTCCACATCCAACACTATCACCCTGGCCGTAAAACAGCTGGCAGAAAAAATCTACGGAGGCGATTTTGTATTCCCCGACCATTTCAGTCTGCCCACAACAATATCCCGGTCCCTCCAGCTGGACTACGCCACCGTCTGCCAGGCTTTCCTGGCAACCGAAAATATTACATTAGAAAAATATATAGAAAATCTGCGTACTGAAAAGACCAAGGAATGGCTGGTATACACAGACATCCCGCTGCAGCAGATAGCAGCCAAACTCGGATACCACAGCGCCCGCCAGCTGTCGGCCCATTTTAAGGCCGCTACGGGGCTGAATCCGGGTTATTTCAAGGGAATCCGGAAGTCAAGGCTCTCTATAAAGGCGATGCCCGGAAAACCATCTTAA
- a CDS encoding multicopper oxidase domain-containing protein: MKQLLSLLLLLFTSYTVFAQKTIRYDLYVGDTMVHYSGKMKHALAINGTIPGPVLHFTEGDTAEIYVHNTLNEETSIHWHGLILPNQEDGVPYLTTQPIKAGQTHKFRFPVVQHGTYWYHSHTMFQEQSGMYGSIVFHERNAAPQKEEVVLLSDWTDIHPHQVNRMLHNASDWFAIKKGSTQSYAEAVKKGYFGTKVTNEWKRMNAMDVSDVYYERFLTNGQPQAAAPAYKAGDKVRLRVINGSSSTYFWLNYGGGKLTVVANDGADVEPLEVDRLLVGVSETYDVIVTIPDNKSYEFLATAEDRTNSTSLWLGDGDKVAARHLPKLKYFEGMKMMNDMMRMDGNLDTSGGMMMTNQTMDMNTVMYPEITEPDSSAGDIVTLNYGMLKAPAKTTLPAGPVREFKFELTGNMNRYVWTINNKTVSETDKILIRKGENVRIVLYNNTMMRHPMHLHGHFFRVLNGQGEYAPLKTVLDIMPMEVDTIEFAASESGDWFFHCHILYHMMSGMGRVFSYEDSPPNPQVPDPVKAYRMLKRDDRMLYLMGQVGLESNGSDGEIMLSNTRYRLSAEWRIGLNDKNGYENETHFGRYFGKNQWLLGYVGWDVRYRKMGDDHEKNLFGQRSTKDFRQVLHLGVQYTLPMLILADASIDTDGRLRIQLMRDDVPVTRRLRFNFMVNTDKEYMAGFRYIFTRNFALSTHYDSDMGFGAGITLSY; the protein is encoded by the coding sequence ATGAAACAGCTTCTCTCACTGCTTCTGCTGCTCTTTACCAGTTACACTGTCTTTGCACAAAAAACCATCCGTTACGATCTTTATGTGGGCGATACTATGGTCCACTATTCCGGCAAAATGAAGCACGCACTGGCTATCAACGGCACCATTCCCGGTCCGGTCCTCCACTTCACCGAAGGAGATACCGCCGAAATATATGTTCACAACACCCTGAACGAAGAAACTTCCATCCACTGGCATGGCCTGATACTGCCCAACCAGGAAGACGGCGTGCCCTACCTGACCACACAACCTATTAAAGCCGGCCAGACCCATAAGTTCCGCTTTCCCGTAGTGCAACACGGCACCTATTGGTACCACAGCCATACCATGTTCCAGGAACAAAGCGGCATGTATGGCTCCATCGTTTTCCATGAAAGAAACGCCGCCCCGCAAAAGGAAGAAGTGGTGCTGCTCAGCGACTGGACCGACATCCATCCGCACCAGGTGAACCGTATGCTGCACAATGCGAGCGACTGGTTCGCCATCAAAAAAGGATCTACCCAGAGTTATGCCGAAGCCGTCAAAAAAGGCTATTTCGGCACGAAAGTCACCAACGAATGGAAACGGATGAACGCTATGGACGTGAGTGACGTATACTACGAGCGTTTCCTTACCAACGGCCAGCCACAGGCTGCCGCTCCCGCTTACAAGGCGGGCGACAAAGTACGGCTGCGGGTCATCAACGGCAGCTCTTCCACCTATTTCTGGCTTAACTATGGCGGCGGCAAGCTCACTGTGGTGGCCAACGACGGCGCCGATGTGGAACCCCTGGAAGTAGACCGCCTGCTGGTAGGCGTATCCGAAACATACGATGTGATCGTGACCATCCCTGACAACAAAAGCTACGAATTCCTCGCCACCGCGGAAGACCGTACCAACAGCACGTCGCTGTGGTTAGGTGACGGTGATAAAGTAGCAGCCCGCCATCTCCCCAAGCTCAAATACTTCGAAGGGATGAAAATGATGAACGACATGATGCGCATGGATGGCAACCTCGATACCAGCGGCGGCATGATGATGACCAACCAGACCATGGACATGAACACCGTCATGTACCCGGAGATCACCGAACCTGACTCCTCCGCCGGCGATATCGTGACGCTCAACTACGGCATGCTCAAAGCGCCCGCAAAAACCACCCTGCCGGCAGGGCCTGTAAGGGAGTTTAAGTTTGAGCTGACCGGCAACATGAACCGCTATGTATGGACCATCAACAACAAAACCGTTTCTGAAACAGACAAGATACTGATCAGGAAAGGAGAGAACGTACGCATAGTCCTGTACAACAACACCATGATGCGCCATCCCATGCACCTGCATGGCCATTTCTTCCGGGTACTCAACGGCCAGGGAGAATACGCTCCGCTGAAAACCGTGCTGGACATCATGCCTATGGAGGTGGACACCATTGAGTTTGCCGCCAGCGAAAGCGGCGACTGGTTCTTTCACTGTCACATCCTGTACCATATGATGAGCGGGATGGGCCGTGTGTTCAGCTATGAAGATTCCCCTCCCAACCCGCAGGTGCCCGACCCCGTAAAAGCTTACCGGATGCTGAAACGCGACGACCGTATGCTGTATCTTATGGGCCAGGTAGGCCTGGAAAGCAACGGCAGCGACGGCGAGATTATGCTTTCCAACACCCGTTACCGCCTCTCCGCCGAATGGCGTATAGGCCTCAACGATAAGAATGGTTACGAAAACGAGACGCACTTCGGCCGTTATTTCGGTAAAAACCAGTGGCTGCTGGGTTATGTAGGCTGGGACGTCCGTTACCGTAAAATGGGCGACGATCACGAAAAGAACCTGTTTGGCCAGCGCAGCACAAAAGACTTCCGGCAGGTGCTGCACCTCGGCGTACAATACACGCTGCCGATGCTCATCCTGGCCGACGCCTCCATCGATACCGACGGCAGGCTGCGTATACAGCTGATGCGCGACGACGTGCCCGTCACGAGAAGATTACGGTTCAACTTTATGGTCAACACTGACAAAGAGTATATGGCCGGTTTCCGGTACATCTTCACCCGCAACTTTGCCCTTTCCACTCACTACGACAGCGACATGGGCTTCGGTGCCGGGATAACGTTATCCTACTAG
- a CDS encoding DUF3347 domain-containing protein has product MKKFIFAASMLTALFQFRGEAQDKGQSPLLTNYYSIKDALVSGNADNAASAAASFVQAAKASDAAVKDKLIADASGITGTKDLARQREAFKTLSDDLYQLAKTSKLSDQPIYQDYCPMKKASWLSSSTAIKNPYYGSQMLTCGKINDTIK; this is encoded by the coding sequence ATGAAAAAGTTTATTTTTGCCGCATCTATGCTCACCGCCCTCTTTCAGTTCCGCGGTGAAGCCCAGGACAAAGGACAATCTCCTCTCCTGACCAATTACTACAGCATCAAGGATGCACTGGTAAGTGGCAATGCTGACAATGCAGCCAGCGCCGCCGCCTCTTTTGTGCAGGCAGCCAAAGCATCCGATGCAGCTGTAAAAGACAAACTGATCGCTGACGCATCCGGTATCACCGGCACCAAAGACCTGGCCCGCCAGCGGGAAGCTTTTAAAACCCTGTCTGACGATCTGTATCAGCTGGCCAAAACATCCAAACTGTCTGACCAGCCCATCTACCAGGACTACTGCCCGATGAAAAAGGCCTCCTGGCTCAGCAGCAGCACCGCCATCAAAAATCCGTACTACGGCAGCCAGATGCTGACCTGCGGTAAAATAAACGATACCATCAAATAA
- a CDS encoding ATP-binding protein, with protein sequence MNTSFHIPLQYLREYILGRLSLHFGKASSVTISADAYVHDGSPFARWMEEAQPDASEFVALLLALAPHLQPGFFEDVLREYLPEGGDFIPFGGIKSLHHRGMLPTGETLLFVLAGNDPDKRVDLQNSLLQQSRFFRQGTLSIETVSAGEPVMSGQLVLAPETLDYWLTGRVIHPRFSPEFAAEYITTDLLWSDLVLQENTLQQIKEIEQWVMHHRTLLDDWQMIRKVKRGYCALFHGPPGTGKTMAATLLGKYTHRDVFRIDLSKVVSKYIGETEKNLSRIFDRAERKNWILFFDEADALFGKRTEIRDAHDKYANQEVGYLLQRIEAYDGLIILASNFKGNMDEAFLRRMQSVIYFPVPAAPERHILWNRAFPDKVTLSPSISLEQISQHHELTGSNINNIAFHCCLKLISDQRQELTVPDLQSAIHRELMKEGKS encoded by the coding sequence ATGAACACCTCCTTTCACATCCCCCTGCAATATCTCCGTGAATACATTCTCGGCCGGCTATCGCTGCATTTCGGCAAAGCCAGCAGCGTGACCATCAGCGCCGACGCCTATGTGCACGACGGCTCCCCTTTCGCCCGGTGGATGGAAGAAGCCCAGCCGGATGCCAGCGAGTTCGTCGCCCTGCTGCTGGCGCTGGCGCCTCACCTGCAGCCGGGATTCTTCGAAGATGTGCTGCGGGAGTATCTTCCCGAAGGCGGCGATTTTATTCCCTTTGGCGGCATCAAATCACTGCACCACCGTGGCATGCTGCCCACCGGCGAGACCCTGCTGTTTGTGCTGGCCGGTAATGATCCGGACAAACGGGTAGACCTGCAAAACAGCCTGTTGCAGCAAAGCCGGTTTTTCCGCCAGGGTACGCTGAGCATTGAAACCGTGAGCGCCGGCGAACCGGTTATGTCCGGTCAACTGGTACTGGCGCCGGAAACGCTGGATTACTGGCTTACCGGCCGCGTGATCCACCCGCGCTTCTCCCCTGAATTTGCGGCGGAATATATCACGACCGACCTGTTGTGGAGCGACCTGGTGTTACAGGAAAACACGCTGCAGCAGATAAAGGAGATCGAACAGTGGGTAATGCATCACCGTACACTGCTGGACGACTGGCAGATGATCCGGAAAGTAAAAAGAGGCTACTGTGCTTTGTTCCACGGCCCTCCGGGCACCGGTAAAACCATGGCCGCCACGCTGCTGGGCAAATACACCCACCGCGATGTGTTCAGGATAGACCTGTCTAAAGTAGTGTCTAAATATATCGGTGAGACCGAAAAAAACCTGTCCCGCATTTTCGACCGGGCAGAAAGAAAAAACTGGATACTGTTCTTTGATGAAGCCGATGCGCTCTTTGGTAAAAGAACGGAGATCCGCGACGCGCACGATAAATACGCCAACCAGGAAGTCGGTTACCTGTTGCAACGCATCGAAGCCTACGACGGGCTCATTATCCTGGCATCCAATTTCAAGGGCAATATGGACGAAGCCTTCCTCCGCAGGATGCAGAGCGTGATCTATTTCCCGGTACCTGCAGCGCCGGAAAGGCATATCCTGTGGAACCGCGCGTTCCCCGACAAGGTCACATTGTCTCCCTCCATCTCCCTGGAACAAATATCGCAACACCACGAACTTACCGGCTCCAATATCAATAACATCGCTTTCCATTGCTGCTTAAAACTCATCAGCGATCAGCGGCAGGAGCTGACCGTCCCCGATCTGCAAAGCGCCATCCACCGTGAACTGATGAAAGAAGGTAAATCATGA
- a CDS encoding NAD-dependent epimerase/dehydratase family protein, with translation MKIAITGATGYIGSVLTPLLLAQGHQLSIHARKTQPSVNGVTYVYGSLLDPDFAATFVADMDVVIHMAAVISVSDTPDMEAFHFNTTATRLLAEAAQQASVRRFLYISSITAYEQAPYDMPMDETRPYTQAMRYSYDHSKAVSQEIALACNGPQLEVIALAPTAVIGPFDRRPSLIGDAVVRIYRGKIPAIFPGGVDFVDVRQVAEAVSRALTAGTPGQAYILSGEWMTLKTLAAHIAQIKGKRIFLPVLPLWLVMGLLPLVRAFARLTGGAPFYTRQSVYNLIRSNKKIDSSKAKKELGFHPGRLADTLQDTIVWFKENKMLP, from the coding sequence ATGAAAATCGCAATCACCGGCGCAACGGGTTATATCGGCTCTGTCCTCACACCCTTGCTGCTGGCCCAGGGACACCAGTTAAGCATTCACGCCCGGAAAACCCAGCCCTCCGTCAACGGTGTTACCTACGTATATGGCTCCCTGTTAGATCCTGATTTTGCCGCCACCTTTGTAGCAGATATGGATGTGGTCATTCATATGGCGGCAGTTATCTCGGTGAGCGATACCCCCGATATGGAGGCCTTTCACTTCAATACCACCGCCACCCGGCTGTTGGCCGAAGCTGCGCAGCAGGCCAGCGTCCGTCGGTTTTTGTACATCAGCTCCATCACCGCATACGAGCAGGCCCCTTATGATATGCCGATGGACGAGACCCGTCCGTACACACAGGCGATGCGTTACAGTTATGATCATTCCAAGGCCGTGTCCCAGGAGATAGCCTTGGCCTGTAACGGGCCGCAGCTGGAGGTGATCGCACTGGCGCCTACGGCCGTTATCGGCCCGTTTGACCGGCGCCCATCTCTGATCGGCGATGCCGTAGTGCGTATTTACCGGGGGAAGATACCCGCGATATTTCCGGGCGGTGTGGACTTCGTCGATGTCAGGCAGGTGGCCGAGGCTGTTTCCCGGGCGTTGACAGCCGGTACGCCCGGACAAGCCTATATCCTCAGCGGTGAATGGATGACGCTGAAAACATTAGCCGCGCATATTGCACAGATCAAAGGAAAACGTATATTCCTTCCCGTATTGCCCCTGTGGCTGGTAATGGGGCTGTTGCCGCTGGTACGTGCCTTTGCGCGGCTCACCGGCGGCGCGCCGTTCTACACCAGGCAATCCGTATACAACCTTATCCGCAGCAACAAAAAGATAGACAGCAGCAAAGCGAAGAAGGAACTGGGCTTTCATCCGGGCCGTCTCGCCGACACTTTACAGGACACCATCGTATGGTTTAAAGAAAATAAGATGCTCCCATGA
- a CDS encoding heavy-metal-associated domain-containing protein translates to METVQFKTNIKCSGCLEKVTPGLNETAGADNWEVDLQSPDKVLTVSADNVDAAAIRKAVETAGYKAENIA, encoded by the coding sequence ATGGAAACAGTACAGTTCAAAACCAATATTAAATGTTCAGGTTGCCTCGAAAAAGTAACACCGGGATTAAATGAAACCGCCGGCGCCGACAACTGGGAAGTAGACCTGCAATCACCCGACAAAGTGCTCACCGTTTCCGCTGACAATGTAGATGCAGCCGCTATCCGCAAAGCAGTTGAAACAGCCGGTTACAAAGCCGAAAACATCGCCTAA
- a CDS encoding ferredoxin--NADP reductase, with product MPLSYTWYTQQVIRETTDTVTIIFDTRGETFQYLAGQFINLTLRIDGQPVTRSYSLSSAPGTDAAPAITIKKVAGGLMSGHIVENAERIHSWDIDGPYGAFTLDDDTSSYHNIVLLAGGSGITPLFSIARTLSHQQPDARITLLYASRSIPETIFKNALDEWEARHNNIRIQYVLSKHTAAADDPANIMSGRLNRIIIKKLVKQAISDATAPAHFFLCGPAELMKLHQESLASLGVPETHIRLESFAPETSAPTIELPDNTQEVLLHYFEQSNLLEVQPGQTILAAALEERIPLPHSCQSGTCGRCAALLTQGAVHMQQNFALRKEDVDAGYVLLCQAFPLNNDVTVTIDG from the coding sequence ATGCCTTTATCATATACCTGGTACACGCAACAGGTGATCCGGGAAACAACAGACACCGTCACCATTATTTTCGATACACGGGGAGAAACCTTTCAATATCTGGCCGGCCAGTTCATCAATCTCACACTGAGGATTGATGGACAGCCGGTCACCCGTTCCTACTCCCTCAGCTCCGCTCCCGGTACAGACGCCGCACCGGCGATCACCATCAAAAAAGTCGCCGGCGGCCTGATGAGCGGGCACATTGTTGAAAACGCGGAACGCATCCACAGCTGGGACATCGACGGCCCCTATGGCGCCTTTACCCTGGACGACGACACCAGCAGCTACCATAATATCGTATTGCTGGCCGGCGGCAGCGGCATCACCCCGCTCTTCTCCATCGCCCGCACCCTGTCGCACCAGCAGCCGGACGCGCGTATCACGCTGCTCTATGCCAGCCGCAGCATCCCGGAGACTATCTTCAAAAATGCCCTGGACGAATGGGAAGCCCGGCACAACAATATCCGCATACAATATGTTTTATCCAAACACACCGCCGCCGCGGACGATCCGGCCAATATCATGTCCGGAAGGCTCAACAGGATCATCATCAAAAAGCTGGTCAAACAAGCGATCAGCGACGCCACGGCCCCCGCACACTTTTTTCTCTGCGGCCCCGCGGAACTGATGAAGCTGCACCAGGAATCGCTGGCATCGCTGGGAGTACCGGAAACGCATATACGCCTGGAATCATTTGCACCGGAAACCAGCGCTCCGACGATTGAATTGCCCGACAACACACAGGAAGTACTGCTGCATTATTTTGAGCAAAGCAACCTGCTGGAAGTTCAGCCCGGGCAAACAATACTCGCCGCAGCGCTGGAAGAAAGGATCCCGCTTCCCCATTCCTGCCAGTCGGGCACCTGCGGCCGCTGCGCCGCCCTACTTACCCAGGGCGCCGTGCATATGCAACAGAACTTCGCCCTCCGGAAAGAAGACGTGGACGCGGGCTATGTGCTGCTCTGCCAGGCGTTTCCGCTCAACAATGACGTGACGGTCACCATCGACGGCTAA